A window of Haloarcula marismortui ATCC 43049 genomic DNA:
CTATTGGGGCCGTCGCGCCGGGCGGCTTCTCGTGGATTAACAGCCCGATGATGCGGTTCCTCGACGTGAACTGGGAGTACGTGCAGGAGGCGAAGACGCACGCGAGCGACACTGTTGAGTCACGAGCGGTCAACTACGGCGAGACGTGGGGGCCGCTTGACGTGGCCAGCAAACGGGTTCTGCTGGTCGATGATGGGATTCCGACGGGGGCGGCGATGCGTGTCGCAATTCAGCGTCTGCGAAAGGCAGGTGCGAACGAGGTTATCGCCGCTGCCCCCGTCGCACCGCCGGACGTGCTCGATGAGGTGCGGCGGTGGGCCGACGACGTCGTCGTCCCGCTAAAACCGGCGGCGTTTCAGGCGACTTCGGACTACTACGAGGAGTTCGACAGCGTGACAGACGAAGACGCAACCACGGCGCTCTCTGACCTCGTTCAGCGGCGGTCGGCGTAGGCCAGTCCGTCGGCGAGGCCGTGGCTTAGACCAGCCGTTCGACTGTCTCTCGCACAGCTCGTGCGGCGGTTCGAACTTCCGAGAGCCGGACGTACTCGCGTTTCGAGTGCGCGACAGCACCTGTTTCGTCGCTCAGGTCGCCGGGGCCGAACACCACAGTCGGCCCGTTGTTTGCGAAATACGAAGCTTCTGTCGCGGCCCCGAACTGCCGGACCCCGCCGCCGCTAGCTTCCTGCAGTGTGCGGACCAGTTCGGCGTCGGTGTCGGTTGCAAACGCCTCGGGAAACGGCGTATCCGGGCGGATGAGGTCCACGGTGAGGCCCATCGATTCCGGGAGCCACTGTTCGAGGTGGGCCTGCAGGTCCGCACAGAATGACTCGCTGGTCTCCGGCGGGACGCTCCGCCGGTCGAACGTGATAGTGCATTCGGCTGGGACCTGATTGGTCGCCTCGCCGCCCTCCACCATCGACGGGGTGAGAATGGGGTAACCAAGCGTTTCGTGTTCGCCCGGCCCTTTCTTTTCCTCGTAACTCTCCATCGCCTGCAGTATCGGCGCGGCGGCTCGAATCGCGTTGTGGCCGCTGCCGGGGTCGGCGGCGTGGGCACTCTCGCCGTGGATGGTGACCGTCCCCTCGAACTGGCCGCGGGCGGCCGTACACACATCGAGGCCAGTCGGCTCGCCGACGATGTAGCCGTCGGCGTCGATGGTGTCAGCGAGGTGTGCGCCGCCGGTCTGTGTCGTCTCCTCGTCGGTAGAAATCGCCAGTGTGACCCGGCCGTCGTCGGGCGTCACGGTGAGGAACGCATCGAGGAGCGCCGCGAGCGGCCCTTTCGCGTCGCAGGCTCCGCGGCCACAGACGATATCGCCGTCCCCGTCACCGCCAGTGCCGTCGATAGTCTCGTCTGGCCCCGGCGGCTCTGTCCGCCGCTCGTAGGGCAGATGCGGCGGCACGGTGTCGATGTGCGTATTGAGCAGGATATGCGTTCCGTCCTCGTCGCCCCGCGAGACGACGACGTTCCCGAGGTCGTCTATCTCCGGGTACTCGCCGGCGTCTTCCAGCGTGTCGACCAGCAGCGAGCGCATGTCGTCGACGTGCTCGTCTGACCGCGTTTCGACGGCCCGCCGGTGGAACGATGGGATGTCGAACGCCATTACCGTTCCATGCGGGTCACGTCCGCCAGCGTCTCGCGTTCCCGCACGACTCGCGTCTCGCCGCCCTCGAAGGCAACTTCTGCCGGCCGTGGCTGGGAGTGGAACTGGTTCGCCAGTTCGTAGCCGTACGCACCGGCGTTGCCGATTGCCAGCAGGTCAGTTCGCTCGGGTCGAGCGAGCGGTCGGTCAGTGCAGAACACGTCGGCGCTCGTACAGCAGGGGCCGCCGACCGACACCGGTTCGGCCTCCCGCTCCGGAGCGGTGACGTTCCGGATCGGGTGGTAGGAGCCGAACATTGCCGGTCGGATGAGTGTTGCCAGCGAGGCGTCGACGCCGACGACGGTCGCCGCCGGCGTCTCCTTGACCGTGTTGACCTCCGTGAGGATGCACTCGGCGTCGGCGACAACGTACCGGCCGGGTTCGAGTTTGACCTGCGCGTCGAGGTCCCCGACCGCCTCGCGGACCTTCTCGCCGACAATCTCCATGTCCAGTGGCTCGACGTCTTCTCGGTACGGCACGCCAAAGCCGCCGCCGAAGTCGACGAAGTCCAGTTCCGCGCCGTCGGCGATGACCTCTCGGCCCATGTCGGCGACCTTTCCGATGGCCCGACAGTGGTCGTCGAGGTCGTCGTGAAGGACGCCGCTGCCGGCGTGGGCGTGCAGGCCGACGAGGTCGAACCGCTCGCGCACGTCGGCCGCGACCTCGGGCACCTCGTCGTAGGGAATGCCGAACTTAGCGTCTTTCCCCGTCGCGACCTTCTCGTGGTGGCCCGTCCCGATACCGGGATTGATGCGGATGGCGACCCGGCCGTTGTAGCCCCGCTCTTCGAGGCGGTCGAAGGTGTCCCGCGCGCCCCCCGTAATCGTCAGCCCGGGGTGCTCTGCCGCCAGTTCGACGGCACGGTCGAGGTCGCGGTCCGGCGGATTGACGGCCGTGTACTGGAGCGTGTTCGGGTCTGCGCCGGCGTCGATAGCCCGCTGGAGTTCCCCCCAGGCGGCACACTCGATGTCAGCGCCTGTCTCAAGCAGTTTCGACAGGACGGCCTGACCGGTGTGGGCCTTCGCGGCGTACATGACGTGGGCGTCGGGAAACGCCGCGGCGAACCGCTCGTAGTTCTCGGCGACGCGGTCGAGGTCAACGACGTACAGCGGCGTGCCGTGCTCGGCAGCTACCGCCTCCAGACGCTCGTGGTCCCAGTCCGCGAGGCGGCGGACCGGCGGCGAGTCGTGGCTCATTGGGGAAACCACGGTGTCGGCGGCTAACAAGGGTTCCGTTTCGATACACGCAGCGCCCCAACTGGCCATCTCGCTATTGGCTGACGCCTAGCTGGGGCCGGCGCTGCACGCAACAATCGTCTGTCGGGACTCAACGACACGTCGGTACGTGCGCCATGTACTTCGATTCACGCAAACAGTACTGTTGCCGGACGCTATCCCCGGTCACTCTGTGCGTTCTGCCGACTGCCCTCGAACGTGTACGACACCGTCGTTTGTCACATCGATGCGGAGTGGCACCTGCACCGTGTCCTGCTGAATCGCCCCATCGACGGCGTCATCGATGAGTTGCAACAGATTCGAGGAGCCGTAATTGACCTCCACACCGGCCTCATCACAGGCGGCATACACCGTCGGTGGAATATCGTAGATATCGGTCCCGGCCTCGATGTCAACACAAACGGGTGCGGTCAGGGTGTTTGCGAAGGCGACCGTCTGGCGTGCTTTTTCGACGTTTTCTCTCGCATTGCGCTCGATACTTGAAATATTCGCACGTGACGTGCCGAGCAACTCCCCGATATCACTCTGACGAATATCATGTTCGCGGAGCGCAAGCACCTCCGCCTGACGACGCGTTAGCACGCTCTCGTCCGCATCAAAGCCGACAGCAGCGAGCAGTTCGTCCGGGTCGATTCGCTCATCCATAGCCACAGGTCGGTAGCTGGACTGAAAACAACGTTGTTGCCAGCCGCGAGCGGCCATCCAAGGCCGTACTAAGTAAGGTGGACTGACCCTGAGCGACAGCACAGACTGCTGACTGCCGAGTTCACTGTTCGGTAACGGACACAGCGCCTGGCGACTGCCAGCGGGTCACGTCGCCGCTTGGGTGGCGTGCCATGACAATCGATTCGGCGTCGTGTGACCGGGCGAACCGCTTTACGACGGCAGCTTCGGCGAAGTCATCCGGAGCGTCGATGTACACCCGTCTGGTCAGCCCATCCGTGTGCAGTGACACCCACCCCGCCAGTGCCAGTTCGGTTTTGGGGTCCAGTGTTCCCTCAGCAGCGTCGGGCACCACCGCCCGGTACAGTCGCTCGTGCATCCCTGACGGGACGATGTATTTCGTCCCGTCGGGGGCGATGGACACGTTGGTGGCCTCGATCTGTCCGGGCGGGACTTGCGGGAACGGGACGGTCACATCAATCGAGTGAGATATTCACCGTCTTCGTCTGCGTGTAGTGGTCGATTGTCTCCTGCCCGATCTCTCGACCGATTCCCGACTGTTTGTATCCGCCGAACGGCTGGCCTGCCGGGAAGTCGTTGTAGGTGTTGACCCAGATGTTCCCCGCCTCGATGTCTTTTGCACACTGGTGTGCCTTCGAGAGGTCTTCTGTGAGGACTCCTGCTGCGAGGCCGTAGTCGACATCGTTAGCCAGTTCGATCATCTCATCGTACTCGCTCCAGCTGAATACTTCCTGAACCGGGCCGAATATTTCCTCCTGGACTGCTTTGCTGTCGTGGTCAATCTCGTCAATGAGCGTCGGCGCGACGAAGCACCCATCCGAAAGGGCCTCGTCGTCCGGCTGACTTCCCCCAGTGACGAAGGCTGCCCCCTCTCGTTCTGCCTCCTCGATGTAGCCCAGCGTCCGCTCGACCTGCTCCGCGGTCACTTTCGGGCCGAGGTCTGTCGACTCCAGCAGTGGGTCGTCAACAGTCAGGTCCTCAGCTGCAGCCGCAAGCTCATCCAGGAACTCGTCTTTGATATCTTCGTGCACGAACAACCGTGACCCGGCACAGCAGCACTCACCAGTATTAAAGAAGATCGACGTAATCGTCGTCTGGACAGCCTGTTCCAGGTCTGCATCAGGGAACACAACGAGCGGACTTTTTCCGCCCAGCTCCAGCGTCACGTCGGTGATGCTTTCGGCGGCGCTTTGCATTACTTTACTCCCGATTTCTGTCGATCCAGTGAATGCTAGTTTCCGGATGTCAGGGTGTTTCGAGAGTGGCTCTCCTGCTTCCGGGCCGAACCCGGTGACGACGTTAACGACGCCGTCAGGAATCACGTCCTCCGTGATTTCCATCAGTTTGAGAATACTCAGCGGCGTCTCCTCAGCGGGCTTCAGTACGACCGTGTTCCCGGCCGACAACGCCGGCGCGAGCTTCCAGGCCGCCATCAGGAGCGGGAAGTTCCACGGGATTATCTGTCCGACAACCCCGTACGGCTCCCGGAGTGTCTGGACGTGGCGGCTATCGTCGGTTTCAATAGTCCGTCCCTCGCCCGACCGGGCGAGACCTGCGAAATACCGGAAGTGGTCGATAACGAGGTCAATATCGATCCGAGCCTCGGTAATCGGTTTCCCGTTATCTAAACTTTCGAGCTTTGCGAACTCCTCGCTTCGCTCCGCAATGGCGTCTGCGATACCGTCCAGCATCGCCTGACGTTCGCCTGTGGATAGCTCGCTATACGTCTCATCGTATGCGTTCCACGCGGCCGCAACCGCGCTATCAATATCCTCGGCTGTGCCGGCTTGCACTTCTGCAAGCGTTTCACCGGTTGTCGGGTCTATTGTTTCGAATGTCTCCCCGCCGCTGCTCTGGACCCATTCGCCACCGATGTACAACTCCCGCCGATCCGGCAGCACCTCGTTTGCCGCCTGTTCGTGCCGCTTCTTTATCGCTGACTTCCGCTCTGTGGCGCTTTGTTGCTTGCTGTCACTAGACATATCTACGACCAATATTCCATGCCGTTAACACTTAAATCTGCATGGTGGTGTAGTCAGTAGCAATTACAAAATGCCGGCTTTTAGAAGGAGTGAAACTAGTATTGGTTTCGTTCTGCCAAACACAGTCCTAAATTACAATCGACCTGTCGCCCGGGATACCGCCGAAGAACGTCGTCGGGAACCACTGTCGACCTATCCCCAAATGTCGGATAGGCAATACAGAAATACTCGCCCGGGTCCAGCCCCAGCAGCCGATGCCCACGTTCTGAGTTCCGGTGCTTCGCGCGCTTCCGCCACACTTTGAGTGTGGCTCCTGTCCTCGTCGTTTCCAGCGTCATCTCCTCCACTGGCGACGACACCGCCGCGTTTCGAACCGACCGCTTGGATCGGACGGGTACAGCCCGATTCACACTCCTTGGGTAGTATTCTCGTTGCCCGATAATATCAACCTATATTTATTATCTTTCCAATATAATTGGACCGTATGTCTTCCAGACTTTCAAGCGGTGGCATCCGGGTCGCGACGCTCGCGGTCGTCTCGCTCGTTTTGCTCTCAGCTGTGACTGGTACCGTCGCCGCGCAGTCGTATCAGGGAGCAAGTGGAACGATAGTCATCGGACCTGACGAGACGTACGACAGTGTCGAGGGGGTCGCCGGAACGGTCATCGTCCGCGGGACGGTGACCGGCGACATCGCAACCGCAGCGGGAACCGTCCACGTCACCGAGACCGGCGAGGTGGGCGGCAACATCGAAGCTGCAGCGGGGACCGTCCGCATCGACGGCACCGTCGGCGGCGACGTGAGCGTCGCCGGCGGCACAGTCGAGATCGGTGAGACGGCACAGATCGACGGGAACCTCGATGTGGGCGCGAGCTACCTCGCGCTTCGCGGGACAGTCGACGGGACCGTCCAAGCCGGCGCGGAGGAGTTTGTCCTCGGGCCGACGGCGTCGGTCGGCGGCGATGTCCGCTACGACGCCGCGACGTTCACCCGCGCCCCCGAGGCCGCGGTCGGTGGAAGTGTGGTCCGGGACGAAAGCATCGGCGCCAGCGCCGGTCCGGAGTTCGGTGAGTTCGCGCTGCCGTCGTGGTTCGGCGTCGTCTACGGCCTGTTCGTGAACCTCCTGCTGGGCGCGATCCTACTGGCTATCTTCCCGTCGTTCTCGGCGCGCGTCGCCGGCCACGTCGCGGAGCGCCCGGCCAAGTCCGGCGGCGTCGGCCTGCTGGCACTCGTCGCCGTTCCCGTCGTCCTCGTTGTCCTCCTGTTCACCATCGTCGGCATCCCGCTCTCGCTCGTCGGTGCCGTCGCCTTCGGGGTCGCGGCGTGGGTCGCGGTCGTCTACGGCCAGTTCGCCATCGGGTCGTGGGCGCTCTCGCTCGCTGACCGGGAAAACCGCTGGCTCGCGCTCGTCGTCGGCCTCGTCGGCTTCGCTCTCCTCGGCGCGATTCCAGTCCTTGGCGGCCTGCTCGAACTGGTCGCGTTCCTGCTCGGCCTCGGTGCCCTGGCGCTCACACTCCGAGAGTCATACCGAAACCGCGGCGCGGAGCCATCTGGAGGCCGGCAAACGACGCTTGATGAGAGCGCCGGCGACACCGCCGCGGCGTGAACGACGGCTGACGGAGTTGCGACGACGGTCACGCCTCGCTCGCCACGCTGTCGGGAGCCCTGCGACCCCTGGCCGCGGCGTAGGTCCAGCCGAGGAGCAGCCCGTAGGCGAGGTGGGCGACGCCGACCGACGCCACGACGAGGACGCTCCCGAGCATACCTGGCAGCGGGACCAGCGGCTCCGGGAACGACTGGACCCCCAGCGCACTCATCGAGACTGGGAGCAAGAACCCTGTCGAGAGCAGACCAATCGCGGCTGCGAAAACCACGCCGGCCGCGACGCTCTCCCCGACGGACTCGATCTGGCTGTGAAACACCGGCCGGGAAACGACGAACGCGAACAGCAGGCCGGCGAGGGTGCTGTTCAACAGGTGGACGACCCATCCGCCGACCACGGTCGGCCAGCCGTACAGCGCCCCGATAAACGGCATGAGGTTCGCTCCGGCGTGGAACACGACGCCCATGCCGACGCCAGCGACCAGCCCGCTCACACCGCCAGCGACCCATCTGTACTTCGTCACCGCAGAGAGGCGAGAGACGGTATGTCTCTGGCTCATGCGACATGGTTTGTAGTATGGTAACAAATATACAGACGATTGTTCACGCCGCGGTAACGAGTGCTTGTTCGCGCGGCCATAGCAACACATCCGATGCCCACCGTCACCCGGAGACGATACTTCACGGCTCACGACGGTTGCTCTGTCGAGAGCCGCGGTTCGCGTACCCCTCGCTGCTCCACGGCTCCCCCGCCGTTCCGCCGAGGTTCTTCGCTTCGCTCAGAACCTCGCTACTCGCGGGTCACTCCGTTCCCCGCTCGTTGTTCCAGGCGCTCGCGCCTCGCTACTCCCGAAGCGCGTCTTCTCTCTCTGTCGCTTCCAGCGTCTCCTCCTCCACATCGGTCGCCACGACAGCAGGCTTGTACGCCCCGCCGGGGATCAGGTCGTTCTCACCGACCGAGGAGTCGACGAAGCGCTGGAACGCGCGCCGCTCTGGCGGCAGTTCGCCGTACAGTACTTCATCCTCGACGAGGTCGTACACCGGAATCCGGGGTGTCAGGAGCGTGTTCTCGCCGACAATAGACCCTTCGCCGACGACGAACCCGCTGGTGACACGGCAGCCAGCGCCCAGCGACACCTCGTCCTCGACGATAACCGGCGCGTTTTCGACCGGTTCGAGCACGCCGCCGATAAGCGTATTTGCGCCGAGTTTGACGTTCTCGCCGATCTGTGCGCAGGAGCCGACGGTATCACAGGAGTCGACGAGCGTGCCGTCGCCGACGTACGCCCCGATGTTGACGAAGGAGGGCGACATCATGATACAGTCCTCGCCGAGGTACGCGCCCCGGCGGATGGTCGTCCCGTCCGGCGTGTTGCGAGTCCCGCGCTCGCCGAGGTCCGCGGTCTCTCGCAGCGGGAGTACATCGTGGTAGTCAACGCCGCCGTACTCGCGAGCGACGGTCTCGCGGAGGCCGAAGTTCAGCAGAATCCCCTGTTTGACCCAGGCGTTTGCCTCCCACTCGCCGCCGGACTTCTCCGCGGCACGGACCTCGCCGGCCTCCAGCGCCGCGAGGAACTCCGCAAGTACGTCGAGATGGTCGTCAGTCGCGTCGGTCGCTGAGAGGCCGTCCTGTTTCCGCTCCCAGAGGGCTTCGACATCTGCTTGCAAACTCATGACCAACCATCTCTCATGGACGCTATTACTTATCGTGGTTTTCGACCGCAGTCCGCGCCCGGCACATCTCTGTCTCTGGGCCGTGCTGGCAGCCGGCAATTTTCGGCACGCTAAACTCGCCGACGGGGGGTGTCAACTGACCCAGAAAAAAGTTTATTATGATTATTGTAAATTTACAACGCGGATGACTGACGGCGATTGGCACGACCGTTCGGTGAATCGACGAGACTTCCTCAGTGGCATCTCAGGGCTGGTAGCGGCAGCAGCCTACTCCATGGAGGTTCCCGAAGGAATCGCTGCGCAGGTGACCTCTGGCGACAACTCCGACGTTCAGAGCGTGGCGTCTCCGGATGGCGCAATCGAGGTGACCGTCGACGTGTCCACGGGCGTCCCACAGTACGACGTGGCGTTCGGCGGGACGACGTACATCGACCTGTCTCCCATCGGGTTCGAGTTCGCGAACCAGGCGGCGTTTGGCACGGCCGTCAGCGGGTCCGGACCGGACATCACCGTCACGGGCAGCGAGAGCGGCACCAAGACGGAGACGTGGGAGCCCGAATGGGGTGACTTCGAAACGGTATCAGAGGACTACAACTTCCTCCGGCTGGGGCTGGAGGAAACGGCGAGTCCCGGCCGCTCGGCGAACATCGAGGTGCGGGTGTTCAACGACGGGCTTGGCTTCCGGGTCGCATTCGACAGCGACTTCGGCGATTTCACCATTAGCTCCGAGACGACGGAGTTCAACTTCAGCGGCGACTACACGGCCTGGTGGATTGAGAACGAGTACGTGAATCCGCGCTTCGAACAGGAGTACACCGAGAGTTCGCTGAGTGCCATCCCGGCCGGTGACAAGGTCATCGAGACGGACGACGGCACCAGTCCCAACAACAACGTCAAGCGGGCCGGCGCACACACGCCGGTGACGATGCAGGCCGGCGACGGCACGTATCTCAGCGTGCACGAGTCGAACCTCGAGGACTACGCGACGATGGCGCTTGCCGCACAGTCCGACAGCGGGAGCAAAGAGATGGCCGTCGACCTGGCCCCGCTGCCGGACGGCAACAAGGTGTCGGCGTCGGCCCCACACGTCACGCCGTGGCGAACCGTCCAACTCGGGACCTCGCCGAGCGACCTCGTCGAATCACAGCTGGTTCCGCTGCTCGCTGACCCACTGGACGGGAGCGTGTTCCCGACGAACTCCGACGGCACTGTCGACACAAGTTGGCTGGAGAACGGCCGCAAGTACACCGGCATCTGGTGGACGATGATTGCCGGAAGCGCCAACTGGGAGTACAAGAGCGACAGCGAAATCGAGAACAACGGCAACAACCCCGCAGAGTACATCCACGGGGCCCGGACCGAGCGGATGAAACGCTACATGGCCTTCTCCAGTGAACACGGCATAGACAGCGTGCTCGCGGAGGGCTGGAATAAGGGGTGGAGCAGCTACGGGGCCAACAAGGACGGGACCGACCTGGAGATGGGCGTGACCGAGTCCTACCCGGACTTCGACGTGCCCGAGGTCACCAGCTACGGGGCCAGCCTCTCGAACCCCGTCGAGATGACGATGCACGACGAGACGTCGGGGAACCTCGTCAACTACGAGGACGAAATCCAGAACGACGGCATCTTCAGTGGCTACGAGAACGAGGGGATTCGCTCAATCAAGAACGGGTACGTCAACGACCCCGGGCTGTACGGTGATTCGAGCGACTCAACGACGGTGAGCCACAACCAGCACTGCCAGCGTTCTGTCAACCACCACCGACTCGTTATCCAGGAAGCCGCTTCGAACCGGCAGATGCTGGAGATTCACGAGGGTATCAAACCAACCGGGGAAATCAGGACGTACCCCAACGTCGCCGCTCGCGAGGTCGTCAAGGCCCAAGAGTACGACGGGTTCGGCTCGCTGGGGTCGAACGTCGGCCGCGACCACCACGTTCTCCTGCCGTTCACGCGGATGCTCGCCGGGCCGACGAGCTACCAGCCCGGCATCTTCGACATCACGTTCAACGACAGCGAGGGCGACCAGATTCAGACCACGCGCGCCAAACAGCTCGCGATGTACCCGAACTATCTGGGCGGTATCCAGATGGCTGCCGACCGGATGGAAGCTTACGTCGACGAGTCCTTCGAGGTCGGGGAGTTCGTCCAGGCACCCTCGGGCACCCTCAACGGCATGATTACGGCCGACAGATGGCGCAACGCCTTCGGCGCGCACTACGTCCCGGTCGACCCGAACCGGGAGCCCGACGGCGCGACGGTCCGGTTCACGGTAAAAAACGTCCCCAGCGCCGGGACCTACGACCTCCATCTGCGCTACGCGGCCGATCAGGAAGACAACTCGACAGCGGTTCAGGACAACGGCAGTCCCGAGGCGACGCTCGTCGTTAACGGCACAGAACAGACGCTCGCGCCGTCGTTCACGAGCTACTGGGACACCTGGGATATCCACACAGTGTCTGTTGACCTCGACGCGGGCACGAACCGTATCGGCATCAAGCTCGGGTCGAACGATGTCGGCGGTTTCAACCTCAACACCGTTGGGGTCACCGACCAGGGCGCTGGCGCACCGTTCCCGGCCGCCTACAGCAACTTCAGCGACAGCGTCGCAGCGGCCGAAAACTACGACACCGAGCCGGAGTTCGACTACATCGAGAACGTCCCCGTGAGCTGGGACGAAACGGTCGCCGTCGACGGCCAGATTGGCGATTACATCGTGACGGCGAAACGGAGCGGCGACGAGTGGTACCTCGGGGCGATGACCGACGGCACCGCCCGCGACCTGACTGTCTCACTCGATTTCCTGTCGAGTCAGTCCGACGGCTGGACGGTCACCGAGTACGCTGACGCCGCCGAGGCCGACGTGGACAACAACCCGACCGCAGTCGTTATCAGCGACTACAACGTCTCGGCTGGCGACAGCGTCAGCATCTCCATGGGCGCGGGCGGCGGGA
This region includes:
- a CDS encoding Tfx family DNA-binding protein; translation: MDERIDPDELLAAVGFDADESVLTRRQAEVLALREHDIRQSDIGELLGTSRANISSIERNARENVEKARQTVAFANTLTAPVCVDIEAGTDIYDIPPTVYAACDEAGVEVNYGSSNLLQLIDDAVDGAIQQDTVQVPLRIDVTNDGVVHVRGQSAERTE
- a CDS encoding bactofilin family protein gives rise to the protein MSSRLSSGGIRVATLAVVSLVLLSAVTGTVAAQSYQGASGTIVIGPDETYDSVEGVAGTVIVRGTVTGDIATAAGTVHVTETGEVGGNIEAAAGTVRIDGTVGGDVSVAGGTVEIGETAQIDGNLDVGASYLALRGTVDGTVQAGAEEFVLGPTASVGGDVRYDAATFTRAPEAAVGGSVVRDESIGASAGPEFGEFALPSWFGVVYGLFVNLLLGAILLAIFPSFSARVAGHVAERPAKSGGVGLLALVAVPVVLVVLLFTIVGIPLSLVGAVAFGVAAWVAVVYGQFAIGSWALSLADRENRWLALVVGLVGFALLGAIPVLGGLLELVAFLLGLGALALTLRESYRNRGAEPSGGRQTTLDESAGDTAAA
- a CDS encoding M20 family metallopeptidase yields the protein MAFDIPSFHRRAVETRSDEHVDDMRSLLVDTLEDAGEYPEIDDLGNVVVSRGDEDGTHILLNTHIDTVPPHLPYERRTEPPGPDETIDGTGGDGDGDIVCGRGACDAKGPLAALLDAFLTVTPDDGRVTLAISTDEETTQTGGAHLADTIDADGYIVGEPTGLDVCTAARGQFEGTVTIHGESAHAADPGSGHNAIRAAAPILQAMESYEEKKGPGEHETLGYPILTPSMVEGGEATNQVPAECTITFDRRSVPPETSESFCADLQAHLEQWLPESMGLTVDLIRPDTPFPEAFATDTDAELVRTLQEASGGGVRQFGAATEASYFANNGPTVVFGPGDLSDETGAVAHSKREYVRLSEVRTAARAVRETVERLV
- a CDS encoding aldehyde dehydrogenase family protein, which produces MSSDSKQQSATERKSAIKKRHEQAANEVLPDRRELYIGGEWVQSSGGETFETIDPTTGETLAEVQAGTAEDIDSAVAAAWNAYDETYSELSTGERQAMLDGIADAIAERSEEFAKLESLDNGKPITEARIDIDLVIDHFRYFAGLARSGEGRTIETDDSRHVQTLREPYGVVGQIIPWNFPLLMAAWKLAPALSAGNTVVLKPAEETPLSILKLMEITEDVIPDGVVNVVTGFGPEAGEPLSKHPDIRKLAFTGSTEIGSKVMQSAAESITDVTLELGGKSPLVVFPDADLEQAVQTTITSIFFNTGECCCAGSRLFVHEDIKDEFLDELAAAAEDLTVDDPLLESTDLGPKVTAEQVERTLGYIEEAEREGAAFVTGGSQPDDEALSDGCFVAPTLIDEIDHDSKAVQEEIFGPVQEVFSWSEYDEMIELANDVDYGLAAGVLTEDLSKAHQCAKDIEAGNIWVNTYNDFPAGQPFGGYKQSGIGREIGQETIDHYTQTKTVNISLD
- the lysA gene encoding diaminopimelate decarboxylase; this encodes MSHDSPPVRRLADWDHERLEAVAAEHGTPLYVVDLDRVAENYERFAAAFPDAHVMYAAKAHTGQAVLSKLLETGADIECAAWGELQRAIDAGADPNTLQYTAVNPPDRDLDRAVELAAEHPGLTITGGARDTFDRLEERGYNGRVAIRINPGIGTGHHEKVATGKDAKFGIPYDEVPEVAADVRERFDLVGLHAHAGSGVLHDDLDDHCRAIGKVADMGREVIADGAELDFVDFGGGFGVPYREDVEPLDMEIVGEKVREAVGDLDAQVKLEPGRYVVADAECILTEVNTVKETPAATVVGVDASLATLIRPAMFGSYHPIRNVTAPEREAEPVSVGGPCCTSADVFCTDRPLARPERTDLLAIGNAGAYGYELANQFHSQPRPAEVAFEGGETRVVRERETLADVTRMER
- a CDS encoding 2,3,4,5-tetrahydropyridine-2,6-dicarboxylate N-succinyltransferase, with translation MSLQADVEALWERKQDGLSATDATDDHLDVLAEFLAALEAGEVRAAEKSGGEWEANAWVKQGILLNFGLRETVAREYGGVDYHDVLPLRETADLGERGTRNTPDGTTIRRGAYLGEDCIMMSPSFVNIGAYVGDGTLVDSCDTVGSCAQIGENVKLGANTLIGGVLEPVENAPVIVEDEVSLGAGCRVTSGFVVGEGSIVGENTLLTPRIPVYDLVEDEVLYGELPPERRAFQRFVDSSVGENDLIPGGAYKPAVVATDVEEETLEATEREDALRE
- a CDS encoding glycoside hydrolase family 97 catalytic domain-containing protein, producing MTDGDWHDRSVNRRDFLSGISGLVAAAAYSMEVPEGIAAQVTSGDNSDVQSVASPDGAIEVTVDVSTGVPQYDVAFGGTTYIDLSPIGFEFANQAAFGTAVSGSGPDITVTGSESGTKTETWEPEWGDFETVSEDYNFLRLGLEETASPGRSANIEVRVFNDGLGFRVAFDSDFGDFTISSETTEFNFSGDYTAWWIENEYVNPRFEQEYTESSLSAIPAGDKVIETDDGTSPNNNVKRAGAHTPVTMQAGDGTYLSVHESNLEDYATMALAAQSDSGSKEMAVDLAPLPDGNKVSASAPHVTPWRTVQLGTSPSDLVESQLVPLLADPLDGSVFPTNSDGTVDTSWLENGRKYTGIWWTMIAGSANWEYKSDSEIENNGNNPAEYIHGARTERMKRYMAFSSEHGIDSVLAEGWNKGWSSYGANKDGTDLEMGVTESYPDFDVPEVTSYGASLSNPVEMTMHDETSGNLVNYEDEIQNDGIFSGYENEGIRSIKNGYVNDPGLYGDSSDSTTVSHNQHCQRSVNHHRLVIQEAASNRQMLEIHEGIKPTGEIRTYPNVAAREVVKAQEYDGFGSLGSNVGRDHHVLLPFTRMLAGPTSYQPGIFDITFNDSEGDQIQTTRAKQLAMYPNYLGGIQMAADRMEAYVDESFEVGEFVQAPSGTLNGMITADRWRNAFGAHYVPVDPNREPDGATVRFTVKNVPSAGTYDLHLRYAADQEDNSTAVQDNGSPEATLVVNGTEQTLAPSFTSYWDTWDIHTVSVDLDAGTNRIGIKLGSNDVGGFNLNTVGVTDQGAGAPFPAAYSNFSDSVAAAENYDTEPEFDYIENVPVSWDETVAVDGQIGDYIVTAKRSGDEWYLGAMTDGTARDLTVSLDFLSSQSDGWTVTEYADAAEADVDNNPTAVVISDYNVSAGDSVSISMGAGGGTAMRILPSDGSDGNDIVSGEAYVLRNRNSGKALDVEFASTSDGANVHQYEYSGGDNQQWVVTDLGNGYYKLEAVHSGKALDVDAASTSDGANVQQYAYAGGENQQWAIEENADGSYRLLARHSGKALDVEAASTSDGANVQQYSYVGGDNQKWTFEQL
- a CDS encoding phosphoribosyltransferase; translation: MFTDRSDAAQQLVAALRQRDVVGDVVVTLAPNGVPVGNVVADATGLPMDVIVIQRIRAPNHPELTIGAVAPGGFSWINSPMMRFLDVNWEYVQEAKTHASDTVESRAVNYGETWGPLDVASKRVLLVDDGIPTGAAMRVAIQRLRKAGANEVIAAAPVAPPDVLDEVRRWADDVVVPLKPAAFQATSDYYEEFDSVTDEDATTALSDLVQRRSA